One window of the Babesia microti strain RI chromosome IV, complete genome genome contains the following:
- a CDS encoding hypothetical protein (overlaps_old_locusTagID:BBM_III09835;~overlaps_old_locusTagID:BBM_III09840), translated as MDELYQQYRHQALMGLELAESKLSTQGSKFKKALLQIENSIHQMQLEASNFTDESYTAQIEEYRQRYLKLLHSSNSSNSLFSATEPLLNVGFKHLEDSRAIVDEVNRANTSILEELFAQRDRINSTIARLVFQGEYLDRADTYLTKLQIGRNLTGFVWKFIAVLAISAILVVVSVKLL; from the exons ATGGACGAGCTCTACCAGCAATACAGACATCAAGCCCTAATGGGCCTGGAGCTCGCCGAGTCCAAGCTTTCAACTCAGGGCAGTAAGTTCAAAAAGGCCTTACtacaaattgaaaattcg ATCCACCAAATGCAATTGGAGGCGTCTAATTTCACGGATGAATCATACACCGCTCAA ATTGAAGAATATAGGCAGCGCTACCTAAAGCTTTTACACTCTAGCAATTCCAGCAACTCGCTATTCTCCGCAACAGAACCGCTGCTAAATGTTGGCTTCAAGCATTTAGAG GATTCCAGAGCAATTGTCGATGAGGTAAACAGGGCGAACACAAGTATACTGGAGGAATTATTCGCGCAAAGGGATAGGATAAACAGCACGATTGCGAGGCTAGTGTTTCAGGGAGAATACCTAGACAGGGCAGATACCTACCTAACAAAGCTT CAAATCGGCCGCAATTTGACGGGTTTTGTGTGGAAGTTCATTGCTGTCCTGGCAATTTCAGCAATTCTCGTGGTTGTATCGGTCAAGCTTCTTTGA
- a CDS encoding hypothetical protein (overlaps_old_locusTagID:BBM_III09825): MLESPRGLESFLTDAIRQGLLQRASEQVERRLKRVQDEIAKQVSENVNLVIRSLITNNKLQLLLCSTLDGLDKLKNYKYKALLDCYDKFNRETESLESDLNALNEMQLLKMYISKLLEIQSRIYDFKINYESNDACLHASNKFVLKENDTPLAPSNRLTYLKEYYLLSEQIQMISRQLYLSEKTKSDSPSAWLLRHCTLLLKQIHIFAQAELYFTLSRGVKYTLQPELIKAGFLLLEKSGIIKETFSNIVAIKAAETCDVINTKHILNSQNPTTVFMEQFLMFLDLYCCSIRGFHILDQPSCTTEFIDKVTLSLQTTFSILYKRQNFRQGMIETIPNLARMMQSYHENMNDSLKQHLYLVFEHPIKDYLRHVLSTIMPLVNGFFSGTKSTSVLKAIECLPTDHDLNYLANLCLKHLNESQNCGQIEAQVNKIIQTAIQTFANSVSSLSQISADNIQFEFHCKGGFGFAEPTPSHVLGAKLFCITSALELQLDNYRETLSTGYDVVKKWVVNLSQELKCMVSHDLVVGLEASEELSRNICSLFNGLKLYFNSSLFEKKAWEKTCRFLSPLVYHAVFLYVSLSSCYEISDDDKLELVQQTTRIEMAITDLLASPSPKKVAELLLGFKRFLFSEAGEQIDLPPLIIKVIRDKCIDSYEQLFENSYDDAIAKAHWV; this comes from the coding sequence ATGCTTGAATCTCCCCGGGGTTTGGAATCATTCCTAACAGATGCCATTAGACAGGGGCTGTTGCAACGTGCGTCAGAACAGGTAGAAAGGAGGCTTAAAAGGGTGCAAGATGAAATAGCTAAGCAGGTTTCTGAAAATGTGAACCTTGTAATTCGCTCCCTCATCACCAACAACAAATTACAACTATTACTATGTTCCACGTTGGATGGCTTGGATAAGCttaaaaattacaagtACAAGGCATTGTTGGATTGTTACGACAAATTTAACCGTGAAACAGAATCACTTGAGAGTGATCTTAACGCCCTGAATGAGATGCAACTGCTCAAGATGTACATAAGCAAGTTACTTGAAATTCAGAGCAGAATATATGATTTCAAAATCAACTATGAATCTAACGATGCGTGTTTGCATGCgtcaaataaatttgttttgaaAGAGAACGACACACCATTGGCACCCAGCAATAGATTGACGTATCTAAAAGAATACTATTTATTGTCAGAACAGATTCAAATGATATCTAGGCAATTGTACTTGTCTGAAAAAACAAAATCAGATTCACCTTCCGCGTGGCTGTTGCGACACTGTACCCTTTTACTGAAACAGATTCACATTTTTGCACAGGCGGAGCTTTACTTTACATTATCACGTGGAGTTAAATACACGTTACAGCCGGAGTTAATAAAAGCAGGGTTTTTATTACTTGAAAAATCTGGCATTATTAAGGAGACCTTTTCCAACATAGTTGCAATAAAAGCCGCCGAAACTTGTGATGTCATCAACACCAAgcatattttgaattctCAGAATCCTACTACTGTGTTTATGGAACAGTTTCTTATGTTTTTAGATTTGTATTGCTGTTCTATTCGAGGATTTCACATATTAGATCAACCTAGCTGTACAACAGAGTTCATTGATAAGGTGACACTATCGCTACAAACAACTTTctcaattttatacaaaaggCAAAATTTTCGCCAAGGCATGATTGAAACAATACCAAACCTTGCCAGAATGATGCAATCATATCACGAGAATATGAATGATAGTCTGAAGCAGCATCTGTATTTGGTATTTGAACACCCAATAAAGGATTATCTGCGCCATGTGTTAAGTACCATTATGCCATTGGTGAACGGTTTTTTTTCGGGTACCAAATCAACCTCTGTGTTGAAAGCTATTGAATGCTTACCGACTGATCACGATTTGAATTACCTTGCGAACTTATGCCTAAAGCATTTGAATGAGTCGCAGAATTGCGGACAGATTGAGGCACAAGTGAATAAGATAATCCAAACAGCAATACAAACCTTTGCTAATTCTGTGTCGTCgttatcacaaatatcagCTGATAACATACAATTTGAGTTTCATTGCAAGGGCGGCTTTGGATTTGCAGAACCTACGCCCTCCCATGTGCTGGGTGCGAAGTTATTTTGCATAACCTCAGCGCTAGAGCTGCAGCTAGATAACTATAGAGAAACGCTTTCTACTGGTTATGATGTTGTAAAGAAGTGGGTAGTCAATTTATCTCAAGAGTTGAAGTGTATGGTCAGCCACGATCTCGTTGTTGGATTAGAGGCATCAGAGGAGTTATCAAGAAACATATGCTCACTATTTAACGGACTGAAACTTTACTTCAACAGCTCGTTGTTTGAAAAAAAGGCCTGGGAAAAAACATGCAGGTTTCTATCTCCCCTTGTATACCACGCGGTATTCCTCTACGTATCACTATCTAGCTGCTATGAAATTAGcgatgatgataaattggaaCTTGTACAACAGACGACCCGGATTGAAATGGCTATAACAGACCTATTGGCCTCGCCTTCGCCCAAGAAGGTGGCTGAACTGCTGTTGGGATTCAAACGATTTTTATTTTCAGAGGCTGGAGAACAGATAGATTTGCCCCCGTTAATAATTAAGGTGATACGTGACAAGTGTATTGACTCTTACGAACAGCTATTTGAAAACAGTTACGACGACGCCATTGCAAAGGCCCACTGGGTGTGA
- a CDS encoding hypothetical protein (overlaps_old_locusTagID:BBM_III09835), with protein MSNDGKKVSGTFMPKNGLLVQFMSKKSVPHPAAHPAQNTSGATGSTSLKVWTDRPVVQSKDQPTSGNTPSPLHLGSALLANVSTKEPKGPGVSSVTAKPRPNAWKQDDGQQHCLSELTGPSTLSSNPALQNMGTPRKSDDHVVLQTNTDDVKAHSNGGRLRSSSPLQRPSAQIKSSPTRSESSRSLQNAYNGLVTSNLPPSFPQNPSSLEVPLLVCPDYARNFGQCPLAHQCPKLHVVLLPTLSKSYGIPGLEFLPSAVPLDLIKKHYNSRKKHDSDIGDGTDEKQPYTPPGPPPLNGEGASINPKYRNPGHARFLQKPNQPIHGTPTSGIDAAWNSPRAKNSHLPRGKDPKGKASRLDGPTSADSNPVDPNRNNRDPNRDNRNPNRDNRNPNRDNKDPNRDNKDPNRDNKDPNRDNKDSIGDNRDPNRDNKDSIGDNRDPIRDNIVPSGDTAKDKMCSGEEGSKNEQAEAQKIKGKGAKMAPKKNTFEMRGSTRRHFGSMSWRKRGQVKEA; from the coding sequence ATGTCTAATGATGGAAAGAAAGTCAGCGGGACTTTTATGCCGAAAAACGGGTTGCTGGTCCAGTTCATGTCCAAGAAATCTGTTCCACATCCAGCGGCCCATCCGGCGCAAAATACCTCAGGCGCCACTGGCAGCACGTCCTTGAAGGTCTGGACAGATCGCCCTGTGGTACAGTCTAAGGACCAACCCACCAGCGGAAACACGCCCAGTCCTCTGCATTTGGGCTCTGCACTACTAGCCAATGTCTCGACGAAGGAACCCAAGGGCCCCGGCGTATCCTCGGTCACTGCAAAGCCCAGGCCCAACGCATGGAAGCAGGACGATGGCCAACAGCATTGCCTAAGTGAACTAACCGGACCCTCAACCCTATCTTCTAACCCAGCACTGCAAAACATGGGCACGCCGCGAAAATCAGACGACCATGTTGTACTGCAAACCAATACCGATGATGTTAAAGCACATAGTAACGGAGGTCGCCTTAGGTCAAGCTCCCCGCTCCAACGGCCATCTGCGCAAATAAAATCCTCACCTACGCGTTCAGAATCTTCTCGTTCGCTACAAAACGCATACAATGGCCTTGTGACGTCCAATCTGCCACCCTCATTCCCGCAAAACCCATCGTCACTAGAGGTGCCACTGTTAGTTTGCCCAGATTACGCCAGAAACTTTGGACAGTGCCCACTGGCCCATCAGTGCCCAAAACTTCATGTAGTACTGCTTCCCACCCTTTCAAAGTCCTATGGAATCCCGGGACTGGAGTTCCTCCCCTCGGCCGTACCGCTTGATTTGATTAAAAAACACTATAATTCCAGAAAGAAGCATGACTCGGATATAGGAGACGGAACTGATGAAAAACAGCCATATACGCCTCCTGGACCCCCTCCGCTTAATGGAGAAGGGGCCTCTATCAACCCTAAATATCGTAACCCTGGCCACGCCCGTTTCCTCCAGAAACCTAACCAGCCCATCCACGGCACCCCTACCTCTGGAATTGATGCAGCGTGGAACTCGCCTCGCGCCAAAAATTCCCATTTGCCTCGAGGCAAAGACCCCAAGGGAAAGGCCTCCCGCCTGGACGGACCTACTTCTGCGGACTCCAACCCCGTAGACCCTAATAGGAATAACAGGGACCCCAACAGGGATAACAGGAACCCTAATAGGGATAACAGGAACCCTAATAGGGATAACAAGGACCCTAATAGGGATAACAAGGACCCTAATAGGGATAACAAGGACCCTAATAGGGATAACAAGGACTCTATTGGGGATAACAGGGACCCTAATAGGGATAACAAGGACTCTATTGGGGATAACAGGGACCCTATTAGGGATAACATAGTCCCTTCCGGAGACACTGCTAAGGACAAGATGTGTAGTGGTGAGGAAGGAAGCAAGAACGAGCAGGCCGAGGCACAGAAAATTAAGGGCAAAGGCGCGAAGATGGCGCCGAAAAAGAACACTTTTGAGATGAGGGGTTCTACTCGTAGGCATTTTGGGTCGATGAGTTGGCGGAAAAGGGGGCAGGTCAAAGAAGCTTGA
- a CDS encoding pre-mRNA-splicing factor SYF1 (overlaps_old_locusTagID:BBM_III09830), whose protein sequence is MASPRELFNMFRVHYDDEVTRNPHRCSLWLDYVGKLKSICPHRQHLSYLGYSKLYKIEIITQDNPQSSHITTEEGDLTYEEVFTQILNSYKRALSKMPLSYKLWYCFLRDLVLDIPGSYYEFPHLYSRANQAFESCLVQLYGTMAIYLLYASFLRLQNRITRVRRVYDLALINLPVTQHDIVWSEYADFVMEARLFPLGQAVFPRLIQLFPDRKESYYDFLRSIPQQEEEACRCLCGILNDDTFVSPKGKSQHQYWNELCELIRDHGAYFKNFPAEQVIRQGISKYTDQVSVLWVTLAGIYARGGNLDMARHIYQEAITSVATVEDFSIVFNCYAKFLEQLANAGKDFDLCIARLEYLVDNRALLLSSVRLKQNPHIVDHWIKRAAIFGQTDPVRAASVYAEAVQTVDYKIAKGHLSDLWIRFAGLYESQLDFAGIDKVFELAIVAKYRSVADLATVWCAWIETYLRHGDSERALQLSRRSTSTQSEEGVQRHLCFSLKLWSLALDMEENFGTISTCIACYDRMVELKVVSPLLVSKFCRFLQKQQHFESSFKAYEKGIGLFQWPHLYHLYLEYISSFCGRYPGTKLERAREIFQQAIGIRDIFDKAGGQSERQGMAPPEFARPLIYLYAAMEEEYGLARRAIALYRLAAKVSPPGERFVMYKLYICKTAELFGVMHTREIYSSAIQDGSLDDELVRQLSLQFIKLERGLGEIDRARAIFVYAAQLFEPSKFPLFWDQWKEFEILHGNQECFRDMLRLKASVSAQSNFSSFTAPLAPPT, encoded by the coding sequence ATGGCTAGTCCCAGAGAACTGTTTAATATGTTTCGGGTACATTACGACGACGAAGTCACCCGCAATCCGCATCGTTGCAGTTTGTGGCTCGACTATGTCGGAAAGCTCAAGTCAATTTGCCCGCATAGACAGCATCTTAGCTACCTTGGTTATTCTAAGCTATATAAAATCGAAATAATTACACAAGATAATCCACAATCATCACACATTACCACTGAGGAAGGGGACCTAACCTACGAAGAAGTCTTCACTCAAATACTCAACTCTTACAAGCGTGCCCTCTCTAAAATGCCACTCAGCTATAAATTATGGTATTGTTTCCTTAGGGACTTGGTGCTAGATATTCCAGGCAGCTACTACGAGTTCCCCCATCTATACTCGAGGGCCAATCAAGCCTTCGAGTCCTGCCTGGTCCAGCTCTACGGGACAATGGCCATCTACCTCCTCTATGCCTCCTTCCTTAGGTTACAAAATAGAATAACTAGGGTCCGCCGGGTCTACGACTTGGCGCTGATTAACTTGCCCGTCACTCAGCATGACATCGTTTGGTCAGAATACGCGGACTTTGTCATGGAGGCGAGACTTTTCCCGCTAGGACAGGCCGTATTTCCTCGGTTAATTCAGCTCTTTCCTGACCGCAAGGAGTCATACTATGACTTCCTGCGGTCTATACCGCAGCAAGAAGAAGAGGCCTGTCGTTGCCTATGTGGCATCCTCAATGATGACACATTCGTGTCCCCGAAGGGAAAATCGCAGCACCAATATTGGAACGAACTTTGTGAACTGATCAGAGATCATGGAGCTTACTTCAAGAACTTCCCTGCCGAGCAGGTCATTCGTCAGGGTATTTCAAAGTACACCGACCAGGTATCTGTTCTTTGGGTTACCCTAGCCGGCATATACGCTAGGGGTGGGAACCTGGATATGGCCAGGCATATCTACCAAGAGGCTATCACAAGCGTTGCTACAGTGGAAGACTTTTCCATAGTATTTAATTGCTATGCCAAGTTCCTCGAGCAGCTGGCCAATGCGGGGAAGGATTTTGATTTATGTATAGCCCGTCTCGAGTACTTGGTGGACAATCGCGCATTGTTACTATCATCTGTTAGGCTTAAGCAGAATCCGCACATTGTAGACCATTGGATCAAGCGTGCCGCCATATTTGGGCAGACAGACCCAGTGAGGGCTGCGTCTGTCTACGCCGAGGCGGTGCAGACCGTTGATTATAAGATAGCAAAGGGTCACCTCTCTGACTTGTGGATTCGCTTCGCTGGTCTATACGAGTCCCAGTTGGATTTTGCTGGTATTGATAAGGTTTTTGAGTTGGCGATAGTGGCCAAGTATAGATCTGTAGCCGATTTGGCCACGGTTTGGTGTGCTTGGATAGAGACTTATTTGCGTCATGGCGACTCTGAGAGGGCCTTACAGCTCAGTCGTAGGTCGACTAGTACTCAATCTGAGGAGGGGGTACAGAGGCACCTTTGCTTTTCGCTCAAGCTTTGGTCTCTCGCGCTGGATATGGAGGAGAATTTTGGCACGATATCCACCTGTATCGCATGTTACGACCGCATGGTAGAGCTGAAGGTAGTCTCTCCTTTGTTGGTTTCTAAGTTTTGTCGTTTTTTGCAAAAGCAGCAGCACTTTGAGTCTAGTTTTAAGGCATATGAGAAGGGAATTGGGTTGTTTCAATGGCCTCACCTATACCATTTGTATCTGGAGTACATTTCTAGTTTTTGCGGGCGTTACCCAGGCACCAAGCTGGAGCGGGCCCGAGAGATCTTTCAGCAGGCCATAGGAATACGCGACATTTTTGACAAGGCTGGAGGACAGTCTGAACGGCAGGGGATGGCACCTCCCGAGTTTGCACGTCCCCTGATTTACCTTTACGCGGCCATGGAGGAGGAGTACGGCCTCGCAAGGCGGGCCATAGCTCTGTACCGCCTAGCCGCCAAAGTTTCCCCCCCCGGTGAGAGGTTCGTCATGTACAAGCTCTACATATGCAAGACAGCGGAGCTTTTTGGGGTAATGCACACCCGAGAGATATATTCCAGTGCTATTCAGGATGGGTCATTGGATGACGAGTTAGTGAGGCAACTGTCCCTGCAGTTTATCAAGTTGGAGCGGGGTTTGGGCGAGATAGACAGGGCCAGAGCCATATTTGTTTACGCCGCCCAGTTATTCGAGCCCTCAAAGTTTCCGCTATTTTGGGATCAGTGGAAggaatttgaaattttgcaCGGCAATCAGGAGTGTTTCCGCGACATGCTTCGCCTCAAGGCCAGCGTATCGGCCCAATCCAACTTTTCTAGCTTTACGGCCCCCTTGGCTCCGCCtacttaa